One Deinococcus grandis DNA window includes the following coding sequences:
- a CDS encoding type 1 glutamine amidotransferase domain-containing protein, which yields MTKNILVVMSSEDQLPLKDGQTHATGFYLNEFGVPAHRLTQEGYELTIATPKGNRPPMDHGSDTKDFFKDEAEHAQIKAFVEQTLSGTVHKLSDAAAILDQFDAVFLPGGHAPMIELMRDADLGKVLRHFHGKGQPTALICHAPVALLAAQQDAAAYQTALQNGETPAAQDFLYSGYKATVFSTPEEQDAEKTFEAPMQYYPADALRAAGMDVQNGGKYTSHVVSDRELITGQNPMSDEEFVTALLGALKGDTVNA from the coding sequence ATGACCAAGAACATCCTCGTCGTGATGTCCAGCGAAGACCAGCTCCCGCTCAAGGACGGCCAGACGCACGCCACCGGTTTCTACCTCAACGAATTCGGCGTGCCCGCCCACCGCCTGACCCAGGAGGGCTACGAGCTGACCATCGCCACGCCCAAGGGGAACCGTCCTCCCATGGACCACGGCAGCGACACCAAGGACTTCTTCAAGGACGAGGCCGAGCACGCGCAGATCAAGGCCTTCGTCGAGCAGACCCTGAGCGGCACCGTCCACAAGCTGAGCGACGCCGCCGCGATCCTCGACCAGTTCGACGCGGTGTTCCTGCCCGGCGGGCACGCCCCGATGATTGAACTCATGCGCGACGCCGACCTGGGTAAGGTGCTACGTCACTTCCACGGGAAGGGCCAGCCCACCGCGCTGATCTGCCACGCGCCGGTCGCCCTCCTCGCCGCGCAGCAGGACGCCGCCGCCTACCAGACGGCCCTCCAGAACGGCGAGACGCCCGCCGCGCAGGACTTCCTGTACAGCGGTTACAAGGCCACCGTGTTCAGCACCCCCGAGGAACAGGACGCCGAGAAGACCTTCGAGGCCCCCATGCAGTACTACCCCGCCGACGCCCTGCGCGCCGCCGGCATGGACGTGCAGAACGGCGGGAAGTACACCAGCCACGTCGTAAGCGACCGTGAACTCATCACCGGGCAGAACCCCATGAGCGACGAGGAATTCGTCACCGCCCTCCTCGGCGCGCTGAAGGGCGACACGGTGAACGCATGA
- a CDS encoding putative quinol monooxygenase yields the protein MSVIAVHAVITPKPEHVDTVQAEMLNMVRASRQEAGNLRYDLLREDKDGAVRFHVQERYRDQAAAQAHRDSEHYKAYRAKAGDWFASAPEVTVLQEIDVA from the coding sequence ATGAGTGTCATCGCCGTCCACGCCGTCATCACGCCTAAACCCGAGCACGTCGACACCGTCCAGGCCGAGATGCTGAACATGGTCCGCGCCAGCCGCCAGGAGGCAGGCAACCTCCGCTACGACCTGCTGCGCGAGGACAAGGACGGCGCGGTGCGGTTCCACGTGCAGGAACGCTACCGCGATCAGGCCGCCGCGCAGGCCCACCGGGACAGCGAGCACTACAAGGCGTACCGCGCCAAGGCCGGAGACTGGTTCGCCAGCGCCCCCGAAGTGACGGTGCTTCAGGAAATCGACGTCGCCTGA